A part of Micromonospora chersina genomic DNA contains:
- a CDS encoding DUF6401 family natural product biosynthesis protein: MRVPNNRVATRSAAVAARSSLTTLTAVVGTAGLAAAAANPGLLAAVDQHAAAVRDSLHGDRRGLTVAALAGYAEGMRDAAREHGWVPPAEPIDWSEPDWVLTRLLAVCLLTRALDPRDLA; this comes from the coding sequence ATGCGTGTGCCGAACAACCGGGTGGCGACCCGTTCCGCGGCGGTGGCCGCGAGGTCCAGCCTCACCACGCTCACCGCCGTCGTCGGCACCGCCGGCCTCGCGGCGGCCGCTGCCAACCCCGGCCTGCTCGCCGCGGTCGACCAGCACGCCGCCGCCGTCCGCGACAGCCTGCACGGCGACCGCCGCGGGCTGACCGTGGCGGCGCTCGCCGGGTACGCCGAGGGCATGCGCGACGCGGCGCGGGAGCACGGCTGGGTGCCGCCGGCCGAGCCGATCGACTGGTCGGAGCCGGACTGGGTGCTCACCCGCCTGCTCGCCGTCTGCCTGCTGACCCGCGCGCTGGACCCCCGCGACCTGGCCTGA
- a CDS encoding DUF2795 domain-containing protein, which yields MERVSSKHSPRVDDNMAQDVSGLVQGPGAAGSRVQESRQPEPAGEDQPEPKTLTAGPSRGGNPQGMSMDDVEARSRLGRFITMSALPGDRDTLVANARENQAPDDIITALEGLPEGTRYQTVSEVWAALGHKNETTRW from the coding sequence ATGGAACGAGTCAGCAGCAAGCACTCGCCCAGGGTTGACGACAACATGGCTCAGGACGTCAGCGGCCTGGTCCAGGGGCCGGGAGCCGCGGGCTCCCGCGTCCAGGAGTCCCGCCAGCCGGAGCCGGCCGGCGAGGACCAGCCGGAGCCGAAGACGCTCACGGCCGGCCCGAGCCGCGGCGGCAACCCGCAGGGAATGAGCATGGACGACGTCGAGGCGCGCAGTCGGCTCGGCCGGTTCATCACCATGAGCGCCCTGCCCGGCGACCGCGACACGCTGGTGGCCAACGCCCGGGAGAACCAGGCGCCCGACGACATCATCACCGCCCTGGAAGGACTGCCCGAGGGCACCCGCTACCAGACGGTTTCCGAGGTGTGGGCGGCACTGGGCCACAAGAACGAGACGACGCGCTGGTGA
- a CDS encoding MFS transporter, whose product MSRPPAPPRPALLLLAYLAFVSLGLPDGLIGVGWPSIRRDLGVPTEAVGVVLTAGTVAYLTSSVLAGFTLARLGVGWLLAGSTVLAGVALTGYASTPALAVMVGFALVLGLGSGAIDAGLNAYAAAAFGARHMNWMHAFFGLGVAIGPLIMTAVLGAGLSWRWGYAVVAAAQLALATAFALTVRLWRAGPPAGAPLPPDPIAPQVVPGGPAEAAPAARRSSVGATLRLPAVWLGGAAFAVYVAIEVSTGLWAFLLLTEGRGLSAAVAGLCVSGYWGSLFVGRVVQGVVAERLGTARVLRGSLLGMAGGAVLVALPAPGWVTVAGLLVVGFAAAPVFPLLTLTTAERVGRDHADRTIGLQIGAAGLGAALVPAAVGVLLARVSVAALGPTLVVLTVALVALHAAGDRRALPAA is encoded by the coding sequence GTGTCCCGCCCTCCCGCTCCACCGCGCCCCGCGCTGCTGCTCCTGGCCTACCTCGCCTTCGTCAGCCTCGGCCTGCCCGACGGCCTCATCGGGGTCGGCTGGCCCTCCATCCGGCGGGACCTGGGAGTGCCCACCGAGGCCGTCGGCGTGGTCCTCACGGCCGGCACGGTGGCCTACCTGACCTCCAGCGTGCTCGCCGGGTTCACGCTCGCCCGGCTCGGCGTCGGCTGGCTGCTCGCCGGCAGCACCGTGCTGGCCGGCGTCGCCCTGACCGGCTACGCGTCCACCCCCGCGCTCGCCGTCATGGTGGGCTTCGCGCTGGTGCTCGGGCTCGGCTCCGGGGCGATCGACGCCGGGCTGAACGCGTACGCCGCCGCCGCCTTCGGCGCCCGGCACATGAACTGGATGCACGCGTTCTTCGGGCTCGGCGTGGCGATCGGTCCACTGATCATGACCGCGGTGCTCGGCGCCGGCCTGAGCTGGCGCTGGGGGTACGCCGTGGTCGCCGCCGCCCAGCTCGCCCTGGCCACCGCGTTCGCGCTCACCGTGCGGCTCTGGCGGGCCGGCCCGCCGGCCGGCGCGCCCCTGCCACCCGATCCGATCGCCCCGCAGGTGGTGCCCGGCGGGCCCGCCGAGGCCGCGCCGGCCGCCCGCCGGAGCTCCGTCGGCGCGACGCTGCGGCTGCCGGCCGTCTGGCTCGGCGGGGCCGCCTTCGCCGTCTACGTGGCCATCGAGGTGTCCACCGGCCTCTGGGCGTTCCTGCTGCTCACCGAGGGTCGGGGGCTTTCCGCCGCGGTCGCCGGGCTCTGCGTCTCCGGCTACTGGGGCAGCCTGTTCGTCGGGAGGGTCGTGCAGGGAGTGGTCGCGGAGCGGCTGGGCACCGCCCGGGTGCTGCGCGGCAGCCTGCTCGGCATGGCCGGGGGAGCGGTGCTCGTGGCGCTGCCCGCGCCGGGCTGGGTGACCGTCGCCGGCCTGCTCGTGGTGGGCTTCGCGGCGGCCCCGGTCTTCCCGCTGCTCACCCTGACCACGGCGGAACGGGTGGGCCGCGACCACGCGGACCGGACCATCGGCCTGCAGATCGGCGCGGCCGGCCTGGGCGCGGCCCTGGTGCCGGCCGCGGTCGGGGTGCTGCTGGCCCGGGTCTCGGTGGCCGCGCTCGGCCCGACGCTTGTGGTGCTCACGGTCGCGCTCGTCGCCCTGCACGCCGCCGGCGACCGCCGCGCCCTCCCGGCGGCCTGA
- a CDS encoding polyprenol monophosphomannose synthase has protein sequence MIEPVQLPSPWRDARLTVVVPTYNEAGNLPTLVERLLALPLPGLKVLVADDNSPDGTGEVADKLAIEHPERVLVVHRPGKEGLGRAYVDGIGRALDDGADYVAQMDADLSHPPEALPGMLGALLSTQAGVVIGSRYVPGGELDENWPLYRRALSGWANLYVHTLLRVRIRDLTAGFKIWQADALRDIGLQRVQSNGYSFQVEMHYLATKRGHTILEVPIRFEERREGISKMTTATKIESALMPFKLRTRHRNLDS, from the coding sequence ATGATCGAACCCGTGCAGTTGCCCTCCCCGTGGCGCGACGCACGCCTGACCGTCGTCGTTCCGACCTACAACGAGGCGGGCAACCTCCCGACGCTGGTCGAGCGCCTCCTCGCGCTGCCGCTGCCCGGGTTGAAGGTGCTCGTCGCGGACGACAACTCCCCCGACGGCACGGGCGAGGTCGCCGACAAGCTGGCCATCGAGCACCCGGAGCGGGTGCTGGTGGTGCACCGCCCGGGCAAGGAGGGCCTCGGCCGGGCGTACGTGGACGGCATCGGGCGGGCGCTGGACGACGGCGCCGACTACGTCGCGCAGATGGACGCCGACCTGTCGCACCCGCCGGAGGCGCTGCCCGGCATGCTGGGCGCGCTGCTCTCCACCCAGGCCGGCGTGGTCATCGGCTCGCGCTACGTGCCCGGCGGCGAGCTGGACGAGAACTGGCCGCTCTACCGTCGCGCGCTCAGCGGCTGGGCCAACCTCTACGTGCACACCCTGCTGCGGGTGCGGATCCGCGACCTGACCGCCGGGTTCAAGATCTGGCAGGCCGACGCCCTGCGCGACATCGGCCTCCAGCGGGTGCAGTCCAACGGCTACAGCTTCCAGGTGGAGATGCACTACCTGGCCACCAAGCGGGGCCACACGATCCTGGAGGTGCCGATCCGCTTCGAGGAGCGCCGCGAGGGCATCTCGAAGATGACGACGGCCACCAAGATCGAGAGCGCGCTCATGCCGTTCAAGCTGCGCACCCGGCACCGCAACCTCGACAGCTGA
- a CDS encoding mechanosensitive ion channel family protein codes for MPKTLAVGQADIGDALTDFWRSVLLFIPRAIAFIAILVVGWLIARAVLKIVDAALERVGFDRAVERGGIKRALERTRYDASDILAKLAYYAVLLFTLQFAFGVWGPNAISDLIRGVVSWLPRAFVAIVIVVIAAAIANAVRDLVSGALGGLSYGRVLADLTAVFILALGVIAALNQVGIATTVTTPVLIAFLGTIAGILVVGVGGGLIKPMQNRWEGWLNRAAEESRAFQQQRQAQGAGRSDYERQMADRGGQPSPAMPQSSMSGAQGTYRSGNVGDETQQFRRPNG; via the coding sequence ATGCCGAAAACCCTCGCGGTCGGGCAGGCCGACATCGGTGACGCCCTGACCGATTTCTGGAGGTCGGTGCTGCTCTTCATCCCGAGGGCCATCGCGTTCATCGCGATCCTCGTGGTGGGTTGGCTCATCGCCCGAGCCGTCCTCAAAATCGTGGACGCGGCACTGGAACGGGTGGGGTTCGACCGCGCCGTCGAACGTGGCGGCATCAAACGCGCGCTCGAACGCACGAGATACGACGCCAGCGACATCCTGGCCAAGTTGGCCTACTACGCGGTCCTGCTGTTCACCCTGCAGTTCGCCTTCGGGGTGTGGGGACCCAACGCGATCAGTGACCTGATCCGTGGCGTGGTCTCGTGGCTGCCGCGGGCCTTCGTGGCGATCGTCATCGTGGTCATCGCCGCGGCCATCGCCAACGCGGTGCGGGACCTGGTCTCGGGCGCGCTCGGCGGGCTCTCGTACGGACGGGTGCTCGCGGACCTGACGGCGGTCTTCATCCTGGCGCTCGGCGTGATCGCCGCGCTGAACCAGGTGGGCATCGCCACCACGGTCACCACGCCGGTGCTCATCGCGTTCCTCGGAACGATCGCGGGCATCCTGGTGGTCGGCGTCGGCGGTGGTCTCATCAAGCCGATGCAGAACCGCTGGGAGGGGTGGCTCAACCGGGCCGCCGAGGAGTCCCGGGCGTTCCAGCAGCAGCGCCAGGCGCAGGGCGCCGGTCGCAGCGACTACGAGCGGCAGATGGCCGACCGGGGCGGCCAGCCCAGCCCGGCCATGCCGCAGTCGTCGATGTCCGGCGCGCAGGGCACGTACCGGTCCGGCAACGTGGGCGACGAGACCCAGCAGTTCCGCCGGCCGAACGGCTGA
- a CDS encoding SRPBCC family protein, with product MSGVMEHVDVAVPIRTAYDQWTQFEEFPHFMEGVQEVRQLSDTMTHWTVEIAGVKREFDAEITEQLPDERVAWRSTGGTQQAGVVTFHRLDEGNTRVTLQMEFEPHGVVEKAGDKLGVVDRRTKGDLTRFKQFIERRGQETGAWRGSVDRPTP from the coding sequence ATGAGCGGCGTTATGGAACACGTGGACGTGGCCGTCCCGATCCGGACCGCCTACGACCAGTGGACGCAGTTCGAGGAGTTCCCGCACTTCATGGAGGGCGTGCAGGAGGTTCGGCAGCTCTCCGACACGATGACCCACTGGACGGTGGAGATCGCGGGCGTGAAGCGCGAGTTCGACGCCGAGATCACCGAGCAGTTGCCGGACGAGCGGGTGGCGTGGCGCTCCACCGGGGGCACCCAGCAGGCCGGTGTGGTGACCTTCCACCGCCTGGACGAGGGGAACACCCGGGTCACGCTGCAGATGGAGTTCGAGCCGCACGGCGTGGTCGAGAAGGCCGGCGACAAGCTGGGCGTGGTGGACCGACGCACCAAGGGCGACCTCACGCGGTTCAAGCAGTTCATCGAGCGGCGCGGTCAGGAGACCGGCGCCTGGCGCGGCTCGGTCGACCGACCGACCCCCTGA
- a CDS encoding YihY/virulence factor BrkB family protein, producing MAATTDAEAGGRQRARIPRRVRQLSWATWRGVLVRAGRNFVKDNCADWAAALTYYGVLALFPSTIVVVALVGLVSDGPRTVDTVIDLAREIGAGSVVGNDAFVTVVRNVVEQQGSAKVLLSFGLLGALWSASGFIGAFTRASNAIYGVEEGRPFYRLRPVQIGLAGVSLVLLAVVAVGLIVSGPVTDFVGDRLHAGGLTRTVWTVAKWPLLALVAMTLLSLLFWIAPNVRQPWFRWLTPGGALALLAWVVASFGFGLYVANFGSYDVTYGSLGAVIAFLVWLYLSNCALMLGVQVNAELQRGRMIQAGVAHPDEPVLAPRAPADS from the coding sequence ATGGCGGCGACGACGGATGCGGAGGCCGGCGGCCGGCAGCGGGCTCGGATCCCCCGCCGGGTACGCCAGTTGAGCTGGGCCACCTGGCGCGGGGTGCTGGTCCGCGCCGGGCGCAACTTCGTGAAGGACAACTGCGCGGACTGGGCCGCCGCGCTCACCTACTACGGGGTGCTGGCGCTCTTCCCCTCGACGATCGTGGTGGTCGCCCTGGTCGGGCTGGTCTCCGACGGGCCGCGCACCGTGGACACCGTGATCGACCTGGCCCGGGAGATCGGCGCCGGTTCGGTGGTCGGCAACGACGCCTTCGTCACCGTGGTGCGCAACGTGGTGGAGCAGCAGGGCTCGGCGAAGGTGCTGCTGAGCTTCGGTCTGCTCGGCGCGCTCTGGTCGGCGTCCGGGTTCATCGGCGCGTTCACCCGGGCCTCCAACGCGATCTACGGCGTCGAGGAGGGCCGGCCGTTCTACCGGCTGCGGCCGGTGCAGATCGGGCTCGCCGGGGTGTCGTTGGTGCTGCTCGCCGTGGTGGCGGTGGGGCTGATCGTCAGCGGCCCGGTCACCGACTTCGTGGGCGACCGGCTGCACGCCGGCGGGCTGACCCGCACCGTGTGGACGGTGGCGAAGTGGCCGTTGCTCGCGCTGGTGGCGATGACCCTGCTGTCGCTGCTGTTCTGGATCGCCCCGAACGTCCGGCAGCCCTGGTTCCGCTGGCTCACGCCGGGCGGGGCGCTGGCCCTGCTGGCCTGGGTGGTCGCCTCCTTCGGCTTCGGCCTCTACGTGGCCAACTTCGGCTCGTACGACGTGACGTACGGCAGCCTGGGCGCGGTCATCGCCTTCCTGGTGTGGCTGTACCTGTCGAACTGCGCGCTCATGCTGGGCGTGCAGGTCAACGCGGAACTCCAGCGGGGCCGGATGATCCAGGCCGGCGTCGCGCATCCGGACGAGCCGGTCCTGGCGCCCCGTGCCCCGGCCGACTCCTGA
- a CDS encoding ChaB family protein yields the protein MPGREVLPSTLRRSPAKAQRTWEKTHDSAVETYGEGERAHRTAFAAVKHEFEKVGDHWEPKGRKGPSDRQAAGGGPARRAPTAAGVDANAKKEHLMEVAKKLDVPGRSRMTKPELVKAIEKANDKATREARGGR from the coding sequence ATGCCCGGGCGCGAGGTACTGCCCAGCACGCTGCGACGCTCCCCGGCGAAGGCGCAGCGCACCTGGGAGAAGACGCACGACTCGGCGGTCGAGACGTACGGCGAGGGGGAGCGGGCGCACCGCACCGCCTTCGCCGCGGTGAAGCACGAGTTCGAGAAGGTCGGCGACCACTGGGAGCCGAAGGGGCGCAAGGGCCCGAGCGACCGGCAGGCGGCCGGCGGTGGCCCCGCCCGGCGGGCTCCCACGGCCGCCGGGGTGGACGCCAACGCGAAGAAGGAACACCTCATGGAGGTGGCCAAGAAGCTCGACGTGCCGGGCCGGTCCCGGATGACCAAGCCGGAACTGGTCAAGGCGATCGAGAAGGCGAACGACAAGGCCACCCGCGAGGCGCGCGGCGGCCGCTGA
- a CDS encoding phytoene desaturase family protein gives MISTADAVVIGAGHNGLVAANLLADAGWDVLVLEATQVPGGAVRSAEVTAPGYLSDLYSSFYPLGYASPVLRGLGLERHGLSWTHSPDVLAHLLPDGRAAVVNRDLDVTAASLEAFAPGDGDRWRHAYADWLQVAEPMLGTITSPFPPVRGGLTLLRRLKVSGALRLARRLVVPVRKLGDELFAGEGGPALLAGCALHTDLSPEEAGSGVYGWLLAMLGQQVGWPVPVGGAQKITDALVARLVERGGRIEYGARVDRVLTARGRAMGVRTAGGADWRARRAVLADVPAPALYLDLVGAAALPPRLVEDLAHFRWDGSTLKVDWALSAPVPWKNRAVAGAGTVHLGADLDGLTAYAGALARGELPRDPFLLVGQMSVADPSHSPPGTESLWSYTHLPFRRDWRAEEVAGHVERMEEVLEDAAPGFRSLIVGRHVAGPADLEDAEPSLVGGALGGGTAAAYQQLFLRPIPGLGRADTPVDRLFLASASAHPGGGVHGAPGANAARAALARDRLLTGDLYAGVIGAAHRTVYR, from the coding sequence ATGATTTCGACCGCGGACGCCGTCGTCATCGGCGCCGGGCACAACGGGCTGGTGGCCGCGAACCTGCTGGCCGACGCGGGCTGGGACGTGCTGGTGCTGGAGGCCACCCAGGTCCCCGGAGGGGCGGTGCGCTCCGCCGAGGTGACCGCCCCCGGCTACCTCAGCGACCTCTACAGCTCCTTCTACCCGCTCGGGTACGCCTCGCCGGTGCTGCGCGGCCTGGGCCTGGAGCGGCACGGGCTGTCCTGGACCCACTCACCGGACGTGCTGGCCCACCTGCTCCCGGACGGCCGCGCGGCAGTGGTCAACCGGGACCTCGACGTCACCGCGGCCTCACTGGAGGCGTTCGCACCCGGCGACGGCGACCGCTGGCGGCACGCGTACGCGGACTGGCTCCAGGTGGCCGAGCCGATGCTCGGCACCATCACCAGCCCGTTCCCGCCGGTACGCGGCGGGCTGACCCTGCTGCGCCGGCTGAAGGTCTCCGGCGCGCTGCGGCTGGCCCGCCGGCTCGTGGTGCCGGTACGCAAGCTCGGCGACGAACTCTTCGCCGGCGAGGGCGGTCCGGCGCTGCTGGCCGGGTGCGCCCTGCACACCGACCTGTCGCCCGAGGAGGCCGGCTCCGGGGTGTACGGCTGGCTGCTGGCCATGCTCGGCCAGCAGGTCGGCTGGCCGGTTCCGGTCGGCGGCGCGCAGAAGATCACCGACGCGCTGGTGGCCCGGCTGGTCGAGCGGGGCGGCCGGATCGAGTACGGCGCCCGCGTCGACCGGGTGCTCACCGCCCGGGGCCGCGCCATGGGCGTACGCACCGCGGGCGGCGCCGACTGGCGGGCCCGCCGGGCGGTGCTCGCCGACGTCCCCGCCCCGGCGCTCTACCTCGACCTGGTCGGCGCGGCGGCGCTGCCACCCCGGCTGGTCGAGGATCTCGCGCACTTCAGGTGGGACGGCTCGACGCTCAAGGTGGACTGGGCGCTGTCGGCGCCGGTGCCGTGGAAGAACCGGGCGGTGGCCGGCGCCGGCACCGTCCACCTCGGCGCCGACCTGGACGGGCTCACCGCGTACGCGGGGGCGCTGGCCCGCGGCGAGCTGCCCCGGGACCCCTTCCTGCTGGTGGGGCAGATGTCGGTGGCTGACCCGAGCCACTCACCGCCCGGCACCGAGTCGCTCTGGTCCTACACCCACCTGCCGTTCCGGCGGGACTGGCGGGCCGAGGAGGTCGCCGGGCACGTGGAGCGGATGGAGGAGGTGCTGGAGGACGCCGCCCCGGGCTTCCGGTCGCTGATCGTCGGGCGGCACGTGGCCGGCCCGGCCGACCTGGAGGACGCCGAGCCGAGCCTGGTCGGTGGCGCGCTGGGCGGGGGGACCGCGGCCGCGTACCAGCAGCTCTTCCTGCGGCCGATCCCCGGCCTGGGTCGTGCGGACACCCCGGTGGACCGGCTCTTCCTGGCCAGCGCCTCGGCGCACCCCGGCGGCGGCGTCCACGGCGCGCCCGGCGCGAACGCGGCCCGGGCCGCCCTGGCCCGCGACCGCCTGCTCACCGGCGACCTCTACGCGGGCGTCATCGGCGCCGCGCACCGCACCGTCTACCGCTGA
- a CDS encoding SDR family oxidoreductase, with the protein MTQRVVITGASAGVGRAVARAYAARGARLALLARGAAGLAAAERDCRRRGAAEVRTYQVDVADAGAVQRAADDVAHRYGGLDVWINDAMVSVFAPAWEITAAEFRRVTEVNYLGTVHGTLAALRHMRAHGRGAIVQVGSALAYRGIPLQSAYCASKHAVQGFNDSLRAELLHDCPGVKLSMVQLPAVNTPQFSWVRTRLPRHPQPVPPIFAPEVAARAVVWAADRGPRELNVGGPTWRARLGNVLFPGLLDRKLARDGYDSQQTDTPIDPATWRDNLDRPGDDERDRGAEGVFTDRARRHSAALWVSSHKPAVSAVTLGGLLLAAGGLARRLR; encoded by the coding sequence GTGACCCAGCGGGTGGTGATCACCGGGGCGAGCGCGGGCGTCGGGCGCGCGGTGGCCCGGGCGTACGCGGCGCGCGGCGCGCGGCTGGCCCTGCTGGCCCGGGGCGCCGCCGGGCTGGCCGCCGCCGAGCGGGACTGCCGCCGCCGCGGCGCCGCCGAGGTGCGCACCTACCAGGTGGACGTGGCCGACGCCGGCGCGGTGCAGCGTGCCGCCGACGACGTGGCGCACCGCTACGGCGGGCTGGATGTCTGGATCAACGACGCCATGGTCTCGGTCTTCGCCCCGGCCTGGGAGATCACCGCGGCCGAGTTCCGCCGGGTCACCGAGGTCAACTACCTGGGCACCGTGCACGGCACGCTGGCCGCCCTGCGCCACATGCGCGCCCACGGCCGCGGGGCGATCGTGCAGGTCGGGTCGGCGCTGGCCTACCGGGGCATCCCGTTGCAGTCGGCGTACTGCGCGAGCAAGCACGCCGTGCAGGGCTTCAACGACTCGCTCCGGGCCGAGCTGCTGCACGACTGCCCGGGGGTGAAGCTGTCGATGGTGCAGCTTCCGGCCGTCAACACCCCGCAGTTCTCCTGGGTCCGCACCCGGCTGCCCCGGCACCCGCAGCCGGTGCCGCCGATCTTCGCGCCGGAGGTGGCCGCGCGGGCGGTCGTCTGGGCCGCCGACCGCGGACCGCGCGAGCTGAACGTGGGCGGCCCGACCTGGCGGGCCCGGCTGGGCAACGTCCTGTTCCCCGGCCTGCTCGACCGGAAGCTGGCGCGGGACGGTTACGACAGCCAGCAGACCGACACGCCGATCGACCCGGCGACCTGGCGCGACAACCTGGACCGGCCGGGCGACGACGAGCGGGACCGGGGCGCCGAGGGGGTGTTCACCGACCGGGCCCGCCGGCACTCGGCGGCACTCTGGGTGAGCTCGCACAAGCCGGCCGTGTCCGCGGTGACGCTCGGCGGGCTGCTGCTGGCCGCCGGCGGGCTGGCCCGCAGGCTACGCTGA
- a CDS encoding aldehyde dehydrogenase family protein: MYTVAQLIGGVWGAGGEGGELVVHDPADGSPVTTVPVATADEVAKAVEAARGAAAEWAATAPAERAAALHRAADAVEAAADELAQATTAEMGKPLDDARGGVAAGIGTLRQYAELGPVRGGRTLHGAPSALDFMAPEPRGVVAAITPWNDPVAVSCGLLGAALVTGNVVLYKPSERTPATGWLLARALDQALPAGVLSLLTGGAEVGAALAGQDVDVVAHVGSTATGRAIAAAGARTGAKVLLENGGSDPLVVDAGVDPVWAAEQAALGCFANAGQICVAVERIYVHRDVAEDFVDALVERAEALSVGPGRDPGTQLGPLVDRRHRDHVHGQVTAAVAEGARVRTGGSVPDGPGAFYPATVVSDCRHEMVLVREETFGPVAPVVVVDSFSEGLRCAADSPYGLAATVLTGSMSHAHRAWRELPVGTVKVNAVFGGAPGGAAQPRRGSGQGFGYGPELLDEFSTVKAVHIEAPGGGHW; this comes from the coding sequence ATGTACACGGTTGCGCAGCTCATAGGTGGAGTCTGGGGTGCCGGTGGTGAGGGGGGCGAGCTGGTCGTACACGATCCAGCCGACGGCTCCCCGGTGACCACCGTGCCGGTGGCGACGGCGGACGAGGTGGCCAAGGCGGTCGAGGCGGCCCGCGGCGCGGCGGCGGAGTGGGCGGCGACGGCCCCGGCGGAACGGGCGGCGGCGCTGCACCGCGCGGCCGACGCGGTCGAGGCCGCCGCCGACGAGCTGGCGCAGGCCACCACGGCGGAGATGGGCAAACCCCTGGACGACGCGCGCGGTGGCGTGGCGGCGGGCATCGGCACCCTGCGACAGTACGCCGAACTCGGCCCGGTGCGGGGCGGGCGTACCCTGCACGGCGCTCCCTCGGCGCTGGACTTCATGGCCCCCGAGCCACGCGGCGTGGTCGCCGCGATCACCCCCTGGAACGACCCGGTGGCGGTGTCCTGCGGCCTGCTCGGCGCGGCCCTGGTCACCGGCAACGTGGTGCTGTACAAGCCGAGCGAGCGCACCCCGGCGACCGGCTGGCTGCTGGCCCGGGCCCTGGACCAGGCGCTGCCGGCCGGCGTGCTGTCGCTGCTCACCGGTGGCGCCGAGGTGGGCGCGGCGCTGGCCGGCCAGGACGTGGACGTGGTGGCCCACGTCGGCTCGACCGCCACCGGCCGCGCCATCGCCGCCGCCGGCGCCCGCACCGGCGCGAAGGTGCTGCTGGAGAACGGCGGCAGTGACCCCCTCGTGGTGGACGCCGGCGTGGATCCGGTCTGGGCGGCCGAGCAGGCGGCGCTGGGCTGCTTCGCCAATGCCGGGCAGATCTGCGTCGCGGTGGAGCGGATCTACGTGCACCGCGACGTGGCCGAGGACTTCGTCGACGCGCTGGTGGAGCGGGCCGAGGCCCTTTCCGTGGGCCCCGGCCGGGACCCGGGGACCCAGCTCGGGCCGCTTGTCGACCGGCGGCACCGGGACCACGTGCACGGCCAGGTCACCGCGGCGGTGGCCGAGGGGGCGCGGGTACGCACCGGCGGCTCCGTGCCGGACGGGCCGGGCGCGTTCTACCCGGCGACGGTGGTCAGCGACTGCCGGCACGAGATGGTGCTGGTCCGCGAGGAGACCTTCGGCCCGGTCGCCCCGGTGGTCGTGGTCGACTCGTTCAGCGAGGGTCTGCGCTGCGCGGCGGACTCCCCGTACGGGCTGGCCGCCACGGTCCTGACCGGCTCGATGAGCCACGCGCACCGGGCCTGGCGGGAACTGCCGGTGGGCACGGTCAAGGTCAACGCGGTGTTCGGGGGTGCGCCGGGTGGCGCCGCGCAGCCGCGCCGCGGCAGCGGCCAGGGCTTCGGGTACGGCCCGGAGCTGCTGGACGAGTTCAGCACGGTGAAGGCGGTGCACATCGAGGCCCCGGGCGGCGGCCACTGGTGA